The DNA window CCCCGCTCGGACGCGGCTTCCTGACCGGCACGATCCGCTCCACCGACCAGTTCGACGAGGACGACTTCCGGCGCGACAACCCGCGCTTCACCGGCGAGAACTTCCGGCGCAACCTGGCGATCGCCGACGAGGTCCAGGCCCTCGCCGCCGAGGTCGGCGCCACCCCGGCGCAGGTCGCGCTGGCCTGGCTGCTCGCCCAGGGCGACGACATCGCCCCGATCCCCGGCACCAAGCGCGTGGCCCGGGTCGAGGAGAACACCGCCGCCGACGGCATCACGCTGACCGGCGACCAGATCGAGAAGCTGGGCAGTCTGCCGCCCGCCGCCGGCGACACCCACACCGCATCCCAGGCACAGATGCTCGAACGCTGACCCGGTCGCGGCCGTCCGGCCGCCCGACGGCTCCCGCACACCGAGCGACAAGGAAAGATCCCCGTGCAGCACGTCACCCTGAACAACGGCGTCCGGATGCCGATCCTCGGCTTCGGCGTCTACCAGATTGCGCCGGAGCGGACCGAGCAGGCCGTCGCCGACGCGCTCGAGGCCGGCTACCGGCTCCTCGACACCGCGGCCGCGTACGGGAACGAAGAGGCCGTCGGCCGCGCCATCAAGGCCGGCGCCGTCCCCCGCGAGGAGTTGTTCGTCGCCACAAAGCTGTGGGTTCAGGACGCGCCGGCCGAGGACAGCACCCGCCGCGCCTTCGAGACGTCGCTGGCCAAGCTGGGCCTGGACCACGTGGACCTGTACCTGATGCACCAGCCCTACGGCGACGTGTACGGGCAGTGGCGCGCGATGGAGGACGTCAACCGTGAGGGGCTGGCCAAGGCGATCGGCGTCTCCAACTTCTACCCCGACCGGCTCTTGGACCTCATCCTCCACAACGAGGTCACCCCTGCGGTCAACCAGATCGAGACCCACCCGTTCTTCCAGCGCGCCGCCGACCACGACCTCATGCGGAGGCACGGAGTCCAGCACGAGTCCTGGGGCGGCTTCGCCGAAGGCAGGAACAACCTGTTCACCCACCCCCTCCTCGGCGAGATCGGGGAGGCGTATGACAAGTCCGCGGCGCAGGTCGTGCTCCGCTGGCTGATCCAGCGGAGCATCGTCAGCATCCCCAAGTCGGTCAGCCCCGACCGGATGGCGCAGAACTTCGACGTATTCGACTTCGCACTCACCGACGAGCAGATGGCCCGGATCGCCACTTTGGACACCGGCGCATCGCTGTTCTTCGACCACCGCGACCCCGAGATGGTCGCCTCGCTCGGCGGGCACCGTGTGAACGGCTGAGCGTGCGGGCACGATCGCCGCGCGTCGGCGACCTCAGGGGGCTGAGGCCTCTGTTTCATGGGCGAGGTCCGGCGTCGGGGCGGGGGGTCCGTCCAGCGGGTCGCTCCCCGTGTCGGGGAGGGCCGCGACCGGCAGGCCGGGTGCGGGACGCTGCCGCTCCTGGCGGTAGCGCAGGGCCATCACCGACAGGACGGCCGTGAGGCCGGCCGCCAGCATCGCCGCGCCGGTGGGCCAGGGCAGGAGGCCGCCCGCCGCGCTGCCCCAGAGGTCGAGGCCCATCAACGTCGCGACCGCGTGGACCCCCACCAGACCGATACCGGTCCCGGTCGTGACCGACCACACCCAGGCGCGGTCGCGCACCGTCACCAGCACGGCGAGGGCGAGGCACAGCACCGCCAGGCCCAGCAGGAGCCATGCCGACAGGCCGGTGTGGGCGAGGAGCGAGGCAGGGCGGCGGGGCAGGTACAGGAGTGCGGAGAGGGTCAGGGTCACCGCCACCGGCCACCGCATCACACGGCCGGCCACCGTGCGCTCGGCCTCCGCCTTCGATGCCTCACGCGGCGCGCGGCCGGTGCGCTTGCGCGCCCGGGATCGGGGCTCGGACTCCCGCTGGTCCTCGGACGGCCGCTGCTGCGGTTCGTCCTCTCCGGCGAGGAGTACGGCGAGGGAGATGACGTCCTCGATGGGGCGGCCGACCGCGGCGGCCCGCAGGGCCTGGTCCGCCGCGTCGGGACCATGTCCGGTCCCGCGCAGGAGCGTCACCAGATCGGCCACTTCGTCCACGGACCGTCGGGTCACCGCCGTTTCCAGCAGCGTGCGCAGACTGGCCGCGGCGGCGCGCGACGCCTGGTCCGGGTCTGCGTCCTCTCCCGACAGGGGGGCGGTGGCGGGTGCGGGGGGGGGCGAGGCCGGTGCGGGGTGCGGGGCCTCGGCCCCGCCCGCCTGAGGCTGTTCGTCCCCGGCGCCGGGCTCGGCGGCGGCCTCGGGTATGGCGTAGTCACTCATCGATCGCTCCGTCCGAACGCACCGTGTACGCGGCCATGCGCGAGAAGCTTGCGCGGGTTCAGCTCGCGAACAGAAGTTCACTCCTCGTAACGGTGCGGCACCGCGATCGACCGCACCATTCGGAGCAAGCAAACGGGTACGACCCCTTGTCCGGCCTGGGCTCCCCACCCCGAGCGGAAGCACCGTCGGTGTCCGGCGGAGGTCGGAGTGCGGACTCACCGGCGCTGGGACGCCGTACCGCTCCCGTCCGGGTGATCGGCTGCGGCGCATCAGGACGGCTTGCGTGGGCAGTCGCCGGTTATGAACCGACTTCCGGACACCGGGCCCTCCCACTGGATGCAGACGGCCACCATGCCGTCCTTCGCCCCGCTCTCAGGGGCCGCAGAAGCGGATGTGGCGGTGATCGGCGGCGGCATCGCCGGTCTCAGCACGGCGTGGGAACTCGCCCGGGCGGGGCTCAGGGTGATCGTGCTGGAGGCGGACCGCCTCGCAGGAGGCGTCACGGGCCATACGACGGGAAAGCTCACCGCACTGCACACCGCCGTGTACGACACCCTCCGGTCCGAGCACGGAGACGACGCCGCCCGCCGGTACGCGGCCTCCCAGAGCACCGCGCTGCGGCACGTCATCGAGGTGGCCGGGAAACTCGGCATCGACTGCGAAGTGGAGAGGCGGCCCGCCCTCACCTACTGCGAGCGGCCCGAGGGCGTCGAGGCGTTGCGCGCGGAAGCCGAAGCGGCCCGGGCCGCCGGGCTCGACGCTTCGTTCGTCACCCGGACCGACCTGCCCTTCCCCGTCGCGGGGGCCGTCAGGGTGGAGGACCAGGCACAGTTCCATCCGCTCAAATACCTGCGCGGCCTCGTCGACGACATCGTCGTGCTCGGCGGCCGGATCCACGAAGGCACCCGCGTCACCCGGCTCGACGACGGGGATCCGTGCAGCCTGACCACCGACTCGGGGGCCACCGTCTTGGCCCGGCACGCCGTGGTGGCCACGCACCACCCCGTGTTCGACCACGCCCTGCTCGCCGGCCGGCTGACCCAGCACCGCGATCTGGTGATCGCGGGCCCGCTGGCCGCCGGTCAGGATCCCCAGGGCATGTACATCACGGAGGAGGGCGGCAAGCGGTCCGTTCGCACCGCCCCGCTCGCGGACGGCGGCCGGCTGCTCATCGTCACCGGCGAGGCGTTCACCCCCGGCGAGGGCGGGGACACCGAGGCCGGGTACGCCCGTCTCCAGGCCTGGGCCGAGCAGCACTTCCCCGGTGTCACGATCACCCACCGGTGGGCGGCCCAGGACAACAGCGCGACCGACACCCTGCCCCTCATCGGCGGACTGCCAGGGGGCGGAGAGAACGTCTACGTCGCGACCGGCTTCGCCGGCTGGGGCATGACGGGCGGGGTCCTGGCCGGAACGATCATCGCTTCCCTCGTCGCTCGCGGACAGGAGCCGTGGGACGGCCTCTACGACCCCGGCCGTTTCGGCTCCGCTCTCCGCTCGGCGCCCACGCTCCTCAAAGCTCAGTGGGACGCGGGCAAGCACTTCGTCAAGGACCGCCTGGACGCACGCGGCGACGGCACCAACGGGCCCGTCCAAAGCCTGCGGCCGGGTGAGGGGACCGTGGTCCGTGCGGGTGGCTCACCGTGCGCCGTCCACCGCGACGACCAGGGCGAGCTGCACGCCGTGTCCGCCGTCTGCACCCACCTCGGCTGCCTCGTCGCCTTCAACAACGCGGAACGGACCTGGGAATGCCCGTGTCACGGTTCCCGCTTCGGTGTCGACGGCGAGATCCTCCAAGGCCCGGCGCTCCGTCCTCTGGAACGACGGGATCCCGGCGAGCTCTGAGCCTTCCCCGCCCGGTGCGGCCCGCGCGGCCGGCGGCTCAGGCCGTGCACCACGTGTCGGTGGCGGGGACGTACCTCACCAGCCCCCGCCTCTCGAAGTCGCGCAGCCACCCCTCCATGGGCCAGCTGCCCCAGCGGTCCTTGTAGAGGGCACCGTTGCGCAGGATGTCCTCGACGTGCTGCACGGGCGGGTTATGGGTCGGGTGGTGCTGGTGGTAGGCGGGAGCTCCGCCCACCCACCACACGTCCACTCCCCGCCTGGCTGCCGTGGCGGCGTAGTCGGTGTCCTCGGCCCCGTATCCGGCGTAGTCCTCGCAGAATCCCCCGATGCGGTCCCACGTGGGGGCCGTGAGGGCGAACGACAGCGACCAGAACAACCGGGGGTCCGCACCCCGGATGACCTGGCCGTCCGCGGGGGCGGGGCGGGCCGGGTGCGGCGGGGCCATGGCCGCGAGGTCGTCGAGCCGGTAGCCGCCGGCGGGCGGGGGCGGCAGGTAGGCGACCGTGCCGCAGAGCAGGGCGCCGTGCCGGGCGGCCCGGGCGTAGCCGTGCAGGAGGGCGGGGCCCGGCACGCAGTCCACGTCGAGGAAGACCAGCAGGTCCGCACCGGCCGCGAGGGCGGCCGCAGCGCCCGCGTTGCGGGCGGCGGCCAGCGGCAGCCGCCCGTTCCGCAAGGGGACGGTGATGACGTCCGCGGCCGGGTTCCTGTCGGCGACGAGGGCCGGGATCCCGGGGTCGGCCATCGAGACGACCACGTAGTGCCCCGGAGTGAGCGTGCCGCGGGCCAGGCCGTCCTGTTGCAGGAGCAGATGGGGGTGCCGGCCCGCCGCGATGGTGATCACCGCGGTCCGCATCCGGCCCGCCTCCGTGCGCGCAGGGACAGATCGGTGAGCAGGCGTCCTGCTCTCTGCGCTCCGTCGCCGGGGGACCAGCTCTCCCAGCGGTCTTGCCGGGCGGCTGCTTCCGCCAGCAGTCCGGTCCACGCCTGAGGGGGCGGCCAGTCCTTCCGCACGGTCGCCAGACCTGCCGCGTGCAGGGCCCGCGCGGTGGCGTGCTGCTCCCCGTGGGGCCGGTCCTGGGGGATGACGATGGCGGGAACGCGGGCTGCCGCGCACTCCGCGACGGCGTTCTGCCCCGCGTGGGTGACGACCACGTCCGCACGGCACAGTACGGGCCACGGGTCGTCGGTCCAGTCGGCCCGAGGGCCGCCGAGCACCGTCCACGACCAGGCGGGGGTGGCGCGGGCCGCCTCACCGAGTTGGCTCTCGGTGACGTCCGTCCCTCCTGCCCCGAGCATCACCGCCACTTCCCTCCGCGAGGCCGGGCCGCCGCGGCCGGGCACGGGACGGCTGCGGCCGTCGTAGCGGGAGATGCCCCCGGTGTGAAGGGTTTTGGCATGCCAGTGCGGGGGCCAGCCCGGCTCGGGGAGGGACTGCGGCCAGGGGGCGATGAGGGCGTCCGCGAGGTCGTAGGCGAGACGGTGGGCCTCGTCCCCGCGGTCGCCGCGCATGGCGGCGACCACCACCGGGACGCCCATCAGGCGGGCCAGGGCGGCGGCTTCGACCGACACGTCGCTGACGAACAGGGCGGGGTCCTCCCGGCCGATCCACCCGGCGATGATCCCCATCCGCTCGCGGTGCCCCGGATGACGGACCGGGGCCCAGTGCAGGCGTCCCCGGGCCGTGGGGTCGTCGGGCGCGTCGGCGGCGTCCGGGGGAAGGGACACCCAGGGGCCCGTCCACGACGGGGGCCTGGGCAGGGAGGACAGGATCGTCACGGAACCCTCCACCTGCGCGGCGATGCACTCGGCCCGGTGCAGATGGCCACGGCCCTGGTGGTGTACGTAGTAGCCGATCATCGCGCCACCTCCCCGTACAGGCTCGTGTAGGCGTCGGCGGTGTGGTCGAGGGAGCAGAACTGCTCCGCCCGTCTGCGGGCGTCTCGGCGATCGAGCTTCAGGGCGCGCGGGATGAGCTCCGCCAGGGCGTCCACGTCGCCCGGCGGGGCCAGCAGGCCGCAGTCCGGTGTGAGGATCTCCGACAGGGCGCCCCGGTCGAAGCCGCACACGGGTGTGCCGCAGGCCAGCGCCTCGGCGACCACCAGTCCGTACGGTTCGTCCCAGCTGGGTGTGACGAGAGCGGCGCTCGCGGACCCCAGCAGTGCGACGAGCCCCCGCCGGTCCAGATGGCCGACGTACCGCACGTCCCCGCCGAGCAGGGGCTCGACCCGGTCCTCGAAGTACGCGCGGTCCGAGATCGGGCCCGCGAGCCGCAGCGGCACGCCGGCCGCGCGAGCCGCCTCGATCGCCAGGTGGGGGCCCTTCTCGGCGACCAGGCGACCGGACCACACGAGCTCACCGCCCCCGGGGCCCGGCTTCCAGAAGTCGGTGTCGACGCCGTTGCGCACGACGCGTGCGGCCGGCACGGTGGGCCGCCAGGCACCGGCGGTGAAGCGGCTGACGGCCGTGAAGGTCACGGGGCAGTGGTCCTGTGCCTTGATGGCGGACTCCAGCCACGGGGTGGGCGGCGTGTGGAGCGTGGTCACCACCGGGACGCGGAGTGCCGACGCCATGGCGACGGGAAGGTAGTGCAGGCTGTTGTTGTGTACGACGTCGAAACGGTGCTCGCCGTCCCGCGCAAGGTCCAGCATCAGCCCCAGGTAGGCGTGGTGCTCTGCCATCCACCGCCCGCTGGGCATGCTCACATCGGAACGTGCCGCATCGCTCAGCACGGTCCGGCGCACGGGGAGTTCGCGCGCGCCCAGCGCCCGGTCGGAGCCGGGTGCGGCGAAGAGCTCCACGTAGTGGCCGCGCCGGCGCAGGGCGTGCGCGAGCCACCATGTATGGGCTTCCAGCCCGCCGGCGAACGGCTCGCTGATCGGAAAGCGGGCAGAGGCGATGAGAGCCACCCGCATGCGGCTCATTGCAGCGTGCTCGCGTACAGGGCGCGATGCGCGGCGGCGAGGGCGTCGCGCTCCTGGGCACGCTGCCGCGCGGAGGCCCGGGGCGCGGGCCTTTCCTCGTACGCGGTCCGCACCGCCTCGCGCAGCGATTCCTCGTCGAGGCCGCCTCGCTGGGTGTGCCCGTAGGTCAGGCAGGGGCGTTGCTGGGCGTAGAAGCCGCAGTCCGGGGCCGCGACGGCGGTGCCCAGGTCGTGGCACGCCTCCAGCCACCCGGAGTGGGTTCCGAAGCGGTAGGGCAACACCGACAGGTCCAGTGAGGCGAGGTAGTCCCAGAGCTGTTCGTCGTCGTAGTAGTCGTGGACGCTGAGCGTGAGACGGCCCTGGTCCGCGAATTCCTCCAGCGCCTTCAGGAGGTGCGGGGCGTGGGCGGCGGAGGCCGGGTCCGCCACCTCCCGGTGGATGTCGATCTGGAGTTCGGCGTCCGGGAGCTCGGCCACCGTGTCCGCCAGGACCCGGACGACCGGGAGGACGGCCATGTTGGGCCGCAGACTCTTGGCGTGCACTCCGACCCGGAACCGGTCGCGGCGCGGCCGGGGGCGGCTGAGGCGTGGCAGCTCGACCACGTGCGGATGGGGCAGCACGGTTGCCGTCCGGTTCCAGCGGCTTCGGATGCTCTGGGCGGCGCCGGGGGTCAGGGTGACCAGGTGGTCGGCCGCCGGGATGACCACGTCGAGGGCGGCGTCGTGGGGGGCGGGGTCCGGCTGATGGGGGTTGCGGAGGTCGTGCACCGTGTACACGAGCGGTTTGCCGTGCCGGCGGAGGGTCTCCACCAGCTGGGAGAGTTGGGCCGGGCTCTGGGCGTCGAAGCCGAAGTGCAGGTGGAACACGTCGAAGTCGTCGTGGTGGCTGCTCACCCAGTCCGGGTCGAGCATGACCGGCGGCCACCAGCGTTGCGACGTGCTGGGCGCCCCGTTGGGCCGGGGGTCGCGCAACCGCCGGACGCCGTCGGGCTCCGGCGCGGAGCAGTGCCGGACGTACACGTGGCCGGCGGGTACGGAGGCGACCCGGATCTCTCGAGCGGGCGCGGCGGACAGCGGCGGCCGATCAGTCACGGTGTACTCCTTCGACGAGGGGAGGCGGCGACGGACCACGGCAGGCATTGCCGACCCGCTCCAGTGTGTGGAGCACCATCCGGACCCGCACCCGGGTGCAGGAGGTCGCGGACCGCCGGAAGGGCGTCCCGGCATGGGGCTGGACCGGACGGGCCGAGGGGTCAGCCGTCCGCCAGGCGGGTGAGGAACCGCTCCGCGAACCGAGCCGCGGCCCCCCTCGCCCCATGGGCTTCGACATCCGTGCTGCGCAGCAGGTCGAGCACGACCGCGCCCTGCATGAGGACCAGGCACGCCCGGTCCGTCTGCGGCAGGTGCGCCAGGAATGCGCGTACCCGCCTGTCGGCGGCGCCTCCGTACGGGTACGTCCGGGCGGCCTTGCCGACCGGCGCCCGCGCGCACAGTGCCGCCAGAACCGCGTCCGGCTGCTGGTCCCGGCCGGAGTCGACGAACAGCAGTACGACCCAGTCCCGGGTGAGGAACCGGTCGACCGCGTCCGCGTCCCGAAGCTCGATGAGGTCCATGGATCCATGGTCGAGGTCATCGCGCCGATGCCGCCGCCGCAGGCATCCGGGCATCCGGGCATCCGGGCATCCGGGCATCCGGGCATCCGGGCATCCGGGCATCCGGCGGCGAGCGGGCCGCGGCACATCGCGGTTCGTTCGCGGCGGGCCTCGTCACGGGGTCGGGCCGAGAAACTGTTCCAGCCAGTCCGCGGCAGCGCGCCGGTAGAGCCGCCTGTTGTCCGCGCGCAGGAATTCGTGGCCCTCGTTGCGCAGCGTCAGCTGCCGTGCCGGCACACCGCGGTCGCGTGCCGCGCGGACGAACTGTTCGGACTCCGTGGGCGGCACGTTGGTGTCGTGCTCCCCGTGGACGGCCAGTACGGGGGCGCGCAGCTGATCGATGCGGCTCATGGGGGACAGCGCGCGCAGCAGCTCCCGGTCATGGTGGGGGTGCCCGTACTTGGCGGCGGCGGACTGCGCGATCCACGGCTCCGTACCGGCGAAGAACGTGGCGAAGTCCGACATCCCGCAGACCGCGACCCCGGCG is part of the Streptomyces subrutilus genome and encodes:
- a CDS encoding aldo/keto reductase, coding for MQHVTLNNGVRMPILGFGVYQIAPERTEQAVADALEAGYRLLDTAAAYGNEEAVGRAIKAGAVPREELFVATKLWVQDAPAEDSTRRAFETSLAKLGLDHVDLYLMHQPYGDVYGQWRAMEDVNREGLAKAIGVSNFYPDRLLDLILHNEVTPAVNQIETHPFFQRAADHDLMRRHGVQHESWGGFAEGRNNLFTHPLLGEIGEAYDKSAAQVVLRWLIQRSIVSIPKSVSPDRMAQNFDVFDFALTDEQMARIATLDTGASLFFDHRDPEMVASLGGHRVNG
- a CDS encoding FAD-dependent oxidoreductase, encoding MNRLPDTGPSHWMQTATMPSFAPLSGAAEADVAVIGGGIAGLSTAWELARAGLRVIVLEADRLAGGVTGHTTGKLTALHTAVYDTLRSEHGDDAARRYAASQSTALRHVIEVAGKLGIDCEVERRPALTYCERPEGVEALRAEAEAARAAGLDASFVTRTDLPFPVAGAVRVEDQAQFHPLKYLRGLVDDIVVLGGRIHEGTRVTRLDDGDPCSLTTDSGATVLARHAVVATHHPVFDHALLAGRLTQHRDLVIAGPLAAGQDPQGMYITEEGGKRSVRTAPLADGGRLLIVTGEAFTPGEGGDTEAGYARLQAWAEQHFPGVTITHRWAAQDNSATDTLPLIGGLPGGGENVYVATGFAGWGMTGGVLAGTIIASLVARGQEPWDGLYDPGRFGSALRSAPTLLKAQWDAGKHFVKDRLDARGDGTNGPVQSLRPGEGTVVRAGGSPCAVHRDDQGELHAVSAVCTHLGCLVAFNNAERTWECPCHGSRFGVDGEILQGPALRPLERRDPGEL
- a CDS encoding glycosyltransferase family 2 protein, which gives rise to MRTAVITIAAGRHPHLLLQQDGLARGTLTPGHYVVVSMADPGIPALVADRNPAADVITVPLRNGRLPLAAARNAGAAAALAAGADLLVFLDVDCVPGPALLHGYARAARHGALLCGTVAYLPPPPAGGYRLDDLAAMAPPHPARPAPADGQVIRGADPRLFWSLSFALTAPTWDRIGGFCEDYAGYGAEDTDYAATAARRGVDVWWVGGAPAYHQHHPTHNPPVQHVEDILRNGALYKDRWGSWPMEGWLRDFERRGLVRYVPATDTWCTA
- a CDS encoding glycosyltransferase; translated protein: MIGYYVHHQGRGHLHRAECIAAQVEGSVTILSSLPRPPSWTGPWVSLPPDAADAPDDPTARGRLHWAPVRHPGHRERMGIIAGWIGREDPALFVSDVSVEAAALARLMGVPVVVAAMRGDRGDEAHRLAYDLADALIAPWPQSLPEPGWPPHWHAKTLHTGGISRYDGRSRPVPGRGGPASRREVAVMLGAGGTDVTESQLGEAARATPAWSWTVLGGPRADWTDDPWPVLCRADVVVTHAGQNAVAECAAARVPAIVIPQDRPHGEQHATARALHAAGLATVRKDWPPPQAWTGLLAEAAARQDRWESWSPGDGAQRAGRLLTDLSLRARRRAGCGPR
- a CDS encoding glycosyltransferase — translated: MRVALIASARFPISEPFAGGLEAHTWWLAHALRRRGHYVELFAAPGSDRALGARELPVRRTVLSDAARSDVSMPSGRWMAEHHAYLGLMLDLARDGEHRFDVVHNNSLHYLPVAMASALRVPVVTTLHTPPTPWLESAIKAQDHCPVTFTAVSRFTAGAWRPTVPAARVVRNGVDTDFWKPGPGGGELVWSGRLVAEKGPHLAIEAARAAGVPLRLAGPISDRAYFEDRVEPLLGGDVRYVGHLDRRGLVALLGSASAALVTPSWDEPYGLVVAEALACGTPVCGFDRGALSEILTPDCGLLAPPGDVDALAELIPRALKLDRRDARRRAEQFCSLDHTADAYTSLYGEVAR
- a CDS encoding glycosyltransferase is translated as MTDRPPLSAAPAREIRVASVPAGHVYVRHCSAPEPDGVRRLRDPRPNGAPSTSQRWWPPVMLDPDWVSSHHDDFDVFHLHFGFDAQSPAQLSQLVETLRRHGKPLVYTVHDLRNPHQPDPAPHDAALDVVIPAADHLVTLTPGAAQSIRSRWNRTATVLPHPHVVELPRLSRPRPRRDRFRVGVHAKSLRPNMAVLPVVRVLADTVAELPDAELQIDIHREVADPASAAHAPHLLKALEEFADQGRLTLSVHDYYDDEQLWDYLASLDLSVLPYRFGTHSGWLEACHDLGTAVAAPDCGFYAQQRPCLTYGHTQRGGLDEESLREAVRTAYEERPAPRASARQRAQERDALAAAHRALYASTLQ